One region of Coleofasciculus sp. FACHB-T130 genomic DNA includes:
- a CDS encoding GGDEF domain-containing response regulator, with translation MNSDRVFPLNGNILLVDDTPNNLRLLSDLLSYQGYKVRSVTNGQTALKACQAKPPDLILLDINMPQMNGYEVCEKLKANEQTREIPVIFLSALDEAIDKVKAFTVGGIDYISKPFQVEEVLVRVKNQLALREAQVKVLELNAELENRVKERTSQLERTNQELNEEILERKRIQSQLLDMALHDPLTGLPNRAVFMERLENALSRTKQEADYQFAVLFLDCDRFKVVNDSLGHLVGDELLIAFAKRVQKALARRLEPCLSIINTLTRLGGDEFAIIVEQINDACTATLVADRILQELMHPFQLSRHEVFMSASIGIALGNINYEQPEYLLRDADTAMYHAKTCGKARYHVFDPAMHQEAIQLLQLETDLRKAINQQEFQVYYQPIVALNTGKLAGFEALVRWNHPHRGFISPLDFIPIAEETGLITQIDTWVMREACQQLKIWQEQKLTQEPLTISVNLSGRQFSQSNLIEQIDEIFKKTQLNPQSLKLEITESVLINNSQSAMAIIQELKKRQIQLSLDDFGTGYSSLSYLHCFPINTLKIDKSFVNRMESSQENIGLVPAIMRMAHTMGINVIAEGIETSGQLAQLRALNCDFGQGYLFSKPVESKLASELIEADPQW, from the coding sequence ATGAATAGCGATCGCGTATTTCCACTAAACGGAAATATTCTACTTGTTGACGATACGCCAAACAATCTGCGGCTGTTATCCGATTTGTTAAGTTATCAGGGCTATAAAGTTCGCAGCGTAACGAACGGACAAACTGCTCTAAAAGCGTGTCAGGCAAAACCGCCCGATTTGATTTTGCTCGACATCAATATGCCTCAAATGAATGGCTATGAGGTCTGCGAAAAACTGAAAGCGAACGAGCAAACCCGCGAGATTCCTGTAATTTTTTTAAGCGCTCTCGATGAGGCGATTGACAAGGTAAAAGCTTTTACGGTTGGCGGAATCGATTACATCAGCAAGCCGTTTCAGGTAGAAGAAGTGTTAGTCCGCGTCAAGAATCAACTGGCTCTGAGAGAAGCACAAGTAAAAGTTCTGGAACTGAACGCAGAGCTTGAAAATCGGGTCAAGGAGCGTACCAGTCAGTTAGAAAGGACGAATCAAGAACTCAATGAAGAAATTCTTGAGCGCAAGCGAATCCAGAGCCAACTGCTAGATATGGCGTTGCACGATCCGTTAACTGGCTTGCCCAACCGGGCTGTCTTCATGGAGCGTCTCGAAAACGCACTCAGCCGGACTAAGCAAGAGGCAGATTATCAGTTTGCGGTGTTATTTCTCGATTGCGATCGCTTTAAAGTCGTCAACGATTCTCTTGGTCATCTGGTGGGAGACGAACTGCTGATTGCATTTGCCAAGCGTGTCCAAAAGGCTCTCGCCCGCCGACTCGAACCCTGTCTGAGCATCATCAATACGCTAACACGATTAGGAGGGGATGAATTTGCAATCATCGTTGAACAAATTAATGATGCCTGCACTGCTACCCTAGTTGCCGATCGAATTCTTCAAGAACTGATGCATCCTTTTCAACTATCCAGACATGAAGTATTCATGAGCGCCAGTATTGGCATCGCTCTGGGGAATATTAATTATGAACAACCTGAATATTTGTTGCGGGATGCAGATACCGCTATGTACCATGCAAAGACATGTGGCAAAGCTCGGTATCACGTTTTTGATCCAGCTATGCACCAGGAAGCTATCCAGCTTTTACAGTTAGAAACCGACCTACGAAAGGCTATAAATCAACAAGAATTTCAAGTTTATTATCAGCCGATTGTTGCACTGAATACGGGCAAACTTGCTGGATTTGAAGCGTTAGTGCGCTGGAATCATCCCCATCGAGGATTTATTTCTCCATTGGACTTCATTCCAATTGCAGAAGAAACAGGTTTGATTACTCAGATTGATACTTGGGTGATGCGGGAAGCTTGCCAGCAATTAAAGATTTGGCAAGAACAGAAACTCACGCAAGAACCTCTAACAATTAGCGTGAATCTTTCAGGTCGGCAGTTTTCCCAATCAAACTTAATTGAGCAAATTGACGAAATTTTTAAAAAAACTCAACTAAATCCACAAAGCTTAAAATTAGAAATCACAGAAAGTGTCCTTATAAATAATAGCCAATCAGCAATGGCAATTATTCAGGAACTCAAGAAGCGTCAAATTCAGTTAAGCCTTGATGACTTCGGAACAGGTTATTCTTCCTTAAGTTACTTGCACTGCTTTCCAATTAATACCCTGAAGATTGACAAATCTTTCGTTAACCGTATGGAAAGTAGTCAAGAAAATATAGGGTTGGTTCCCGCAATTATGAGAATGGCTCATACGATGGGGATAAATGTGATTGCTGAAGGAATAGAAACTTCCGGTCAATTAGCCCAACTAAGAGCGCTCAATTGTGATTTTGGTCAAGGATATTTGTTTTCCAAACCTGTAGAAAGTAAATTAGCTTCAGAACTAATTGAAGCAGATCCTCAGTGGTAA
- a CDS encoding alpha-amylase family glycosyl hydrolase → MVSTPPSQASSSQYEVTNSEAEIESLVIEAKPESDIDLEFLYTRDIEFRQETIYFIVVDRFYDGDPDNSEGPNPELYDPERKDWGKYWGGDLQGIIEKLDYLKDLGVTAVWLTPLFEQVEALFVEQAAIHGYWTKDFKRINPRFIGKDEEPSLNKTQDTKDTVFDRLVAELHKRKMKLVLDIVCNHSNPDFSGKKGELYDDGVKIADFNDDKDNWYHHYGEVTNWEDEWQVQNCELSGLATFNENNVEYRNYIKSAIKQWLDRGVDALRVDTVKHMPIWFWQEFNADITTHKPDVFIFGEWIFSDPRSDLSVEFANESGMTMLDFGFCLAIRAALAQGAEGGFHLIQDVLDLDHRYCGATELITFIDNHDMPRFQSLNPDPEMLRVAIAVIMTSRGIPCIYYGTEQYLHDDTNDGNDPYNRPMMENWDTESRLYRDIRLLSGLRRLNPAVSMGSQWQKYLTPDVYCYVRRYRDSVLFVAMNRGEAVKLEAIDTELPDGEHTDILMRRKFEVTDGKLQDLELEARDVIVISHVGERIKGQTIVRVQLNGVQTQPGETVVVIGDCPELGNWDISKAYPLEFINTNTWFGEIPFDESAGKLITYKYALWREGQAPLRENTVGRRWVIATEGTVKWRDRWATGRES, encoded by the coding sequence ATGGTATCAACTCCTCCATCTCAAGCTTCGTCATCTCAATACGAAGTTACTAATTCAGAAGCAGAAATCGAGTCTTTGGTTATCGAAGCTAAACCAGAAAGTGATATTGATTTAGAGTTTCTATACACCAGAGATATTGAATTTCGCCAGGAAACCATTTACTTCATTGTTGTAGATCGTTTCTATGACGGCGATCCTGACAACAGCGAAGGGCCAAACCCAGAACTTTACGATCCAGAGCGAAAAGATTGGGGTAAATATTGGGGTGGAGATTTACAGGGAATTATTGAAAAACTAGATTACTTAAAGGATTTAGGAGTTACCGCAGTTTGGCTTACCCCCCTGTTTGAGCAAGTGGAAGCATTATTTGTTGAGCAAGCTGCAATTCATGGCTATTGGACGAAGGATTTTAAACGGATTAATCCTCGCTTTATTGGCAAGGATGAAGAACCTTCGCTCAATAAAACTCAAGATACAAAAGATACAGTTTTTGACAGATTAGTTGCTGAGTTACACAAACGCAAGATGAAACTGGTGTTGGATATTGTGTGTAATCACAGCAATCCAGATTTCAGCGGGAAGAAGGGAGAACTCTACGACGATGGAGTAAAAATTGCTGATTTTAATGACGATAAAGATAACTGGTATCACCACTATGGTGAAGTTACCAATTGGGAAGATGAGTGGCAGGTGCAAAATTGTGAATTGTCTGGTTTAGCAACTTTTAACGAAAATAACGTCGAGTACCGAAACTACATTAAATCAGCCATTAAACAATGGCTAGACCGGGGAGTTGATGCTTTACGGGTTGATACTGTAAAGCATATGCCGATCTGGTTTTGGCAAGAATTTAACGCGGATATTACCACTCACAAACCAGATGTTTTTATCTTTGGCGAGTGGATTTTTAGCGACCCTCGAAGCGACCTTTCGGTAGAATTCGCCAATGAATCTGGCATGACAATGCTAGATTTTGGTTTTTGTTTGGCAATCCGAGCGGCTTTGGCGCAGGGTGCTGAAGGAGGATTTCACCTGATTCAAGATGTTCTGGATCTGGATCATCGTTACTGCGGGGCGACGGAGTTGATTACATTTATTGATAATCACGATATGCCCCGCTTCCAGTCATTGAATCCCGATCCAGAGATGCTGCGGGTAGCGATCGCTGTGATTATGACCTCCCGTGGGATTCCCTGTATCTACTACGGTACAGAACAGTATCTCCACGATGATACTAACGACGGGAACGATCCATACAACCGTCCGATGATGGAAAATTGGGACACCGAGTCACGCCTCTATCGAGATATCCGGTTGCTATCAGGTTTGCGGCGATTAAATCCAGCTGTATCGATGGGGAGTCAATGGCAAAAATATCTAACGCCTGACGTTTATTGTTATGTACGCCGTTACCGCGATTCTGTTTTGTTTGTAGCGATGAATCGAGGGGAAGCTGTTAAGTTGGAAGCAATTGATACGGAGTTACCAGACGGCGAACATACCGATATTTTAATGCGGCGCAAGTTTGAAGTTACAGACGGAAAGTTGCAAGACTTGGAACTAGAGGCGCGGGATGTAATTGTCATCAGTCATGTTGGGGAACGCATCAAGGGGCAAACGATTGTGCGGGTGCAACTTAATGGTGTGCAGACACAGCCGGGTGAAACTGTTGTGGTAATCGGAGATTGTCCGGAGTTAGGCAATTGGGATATCTCTAAGGCGTATCCGCTAGAATTCATCAATACTAATACTTGGTTTGGGGAAATTCCCTTTGATGAAAGTGCTGGAAAATTAATTACCTACAAGTATGCACTGTGGCGTGAAGGTCAGGCACCCTTGCGCGAAAATACTGTCGGTCGCCGCTGGGTTATTGCCACGGAAGGGACAGTAAAATGGCGCGATAGATGGGCAACAGGACGGGAATCTTAA
- a CDS encoding trehalase family glycosidase: MNQSLPQTELFPSLEQIQAVKSYIKKTWKTLYRSHEHILDAARDPKIGHIPGKGWPIYVSQSEDRALIEASLREVLSNEEFNQIEIRTLPAEVDQIEDHGLLYLPHAYVVPGGRFNEMYGWDSYFIQLGLLRDGEIELAKSLVEQLIYEIEHYGTILNANRTYMLTRSQPPVLTPMILALFQHTQDRDWLQSVLPTVERFYYYWTLPPHLNQATGLSRYFALGEGPAPEVLISERDEEGRTHYDRVREYYRTFAIEAYDVNLYYDRQSDRLTDLFYKGDRSMRESGFDISNRFGPFSVDIIHYAPVCLNVLLYKTEQDTAQINDILGYEEIAHQWRDRARNRHKLIDRFLWDEEAGLYFDYNFHTGKRRPYEFATTFYPLWAGIASEEQAKRVVENLPEFEAPGGLLTSTHVTGNQWDAPFGWAPLQLIAVQGLHRYGYHQDADRLAKKFISLLAQEFEKYGTLVEKYDVCNCSANVSHEILFGYSSNEIGFGWTNGVFLELLSTLE, from the coding sequence ATTAATCAATCATTACCTCAAACCGAATTGTTTCCCTCCCTAGAACAAATTCAGGCAGTAAAATCCTACATTAAAAAAACTTGGAAAACCCTCTATCGCTCTCACGAGCATATTTTGGATGCTGCCCGCGACCCGAAAATTGGTCATATTCCTGGTAAAGGTTGGCCTATCTATGTCTCGCAATCAGAAGATCGAGCGCTCATTGAGGCATCTTTGCGGGAAGTTTTGAGCAACGAAGAATTTAATCAAATTGAAATTCGCACGTTACCGGCAGAAGTTGATCAAATTGAAGATCACGGGTTGCTCTATTTACCTCATGCCTATGTGGTTCCGGGCGGTCGTTTTAATGAGATGTACGGCTGGGATAGCTATTTTATCCAGTTAGGATTGTTGCGAGATGGAGAAATAGAATTAGCCAAAAGCTTGGTGGAACAGCTAATTTATGAAATTGAGCATTACGGCACGATTTTGAATGCCAATCGTACCTATATGCTGACGCGATCGCAACCTCCCGTCCTTACGCCGATGATTTTGGCTCTCTTCCAGCACACGCAGGATCGGGACTGGCTGCAATCAGTACTGCCAACCGTTGAACGTTTTTACTACTATTGGACATTACCCCCCCACCTGAATCAAGCAACCGGACTTTCGCGCTATTTTGCATTAGGTGAAGGTCCAGCGCCGGAAGTGTTAATTTCCGAGCGGGATGAAGAAGGGAGAACGCATTATGACCGGGTACGGGAATATTACCGAACTTTTGCAATCGAGGCTTACGATGTCAACTTGTATTATGACCGCCAGAGCGATCGCTTAACTGATTTATTTTACAAAGGCGATCGTTCCATGCGAGAATCTGGGTTTGACATCAGCAACCGTTTTGGCCCATTTAGTGTAGATATTATTCACTATGCGCCTGTTTGCTTGAATGTTTTGCTTTATAAAACAGAGCAAGATACCGCTCAGATAAACGATATTTTGGGATATGAAGAAATTGCTCATCAGTGGCGCGATCGCGCTCGCAACCGCCACAAATTAATTGACCGATTTCTTTGGGATGAAGAAGCTGGACTTTACTTTGATTACAACTTCCATACTGGCAAGCGTCGCCCCTACGAATTTGCCACCACATTTTATCCTTTGTGGGCTGGAATTGCATCTGAAGAACAAGCCAAAAGAGTGGTTGAAAATTTACCCGAATTTGAGGCACCGGGAGGATTACTCACCAGCACTCATGTAACCGGAAATCAATGGGATGCTCCCTTTGGTTGGGCACCTTTACAGTTAATTGCAGTTCAAGGACTTCATCGCTATGGTTATCACCAAGACGCCGATCGTTTAGCGAAAAAGTTTATATCTCTGCTAGCGCAAGAGTTTGAAAAATACGGAACGCTGGTAGAAAAATATGACGTTTGTAATTGCTCCGCCAATGTTTCCCATGAAATTCTCTTTGGCTACAGTTCCAACGAAATTGGCTTTGGTTGGACAAACGGAGTCTTCCTCGAACTGTTATCAACATTAGAATAA
- the treY gene encoding malto-oligosyltrehalose synthase, which produces MRIPAATYRIQFNADFPFDSAKKIIAYLAELGISDLYASPIFKAREGSTHGYDVVDPTQLNPELGTPENFEALVNEIKNYDMGWVQDIVPNHMAYDSQNQFLMDILENGPNSEYFDYFDIDWNHPYENLRERVLAPMLGNFYGDCLENAEIQLQYDKSGLSVNYFSLKLPVKIESYAPFITHNLGKLAKSLGRNHPDFIKLLGILYLLKNTLVEPKGKERYDQIAFVKGLLGELYTQNPEVQEFIDSNIEFFNGEKGNPESFNSLDRLLSEQFYRLSFWKVGAEELNYRRFFTVNELISVKVEEIKVFHKTHNFISQLVESGTITGLRIDHIDGLYDPSEYLQRLRNKAGDVYITVEKILEHKEDLPAYWPIEGTSGYDFLNYVNGIFCRTESEERFTEIYSRLTGLNTPYEQLFMDKKRLIVEKNMAGDVDNLAHLLKRVSGHSRVGIDFTQHGLQRALAEILILFPVYRTYINQEGLRESDRFYVKEVIEKAREQVPLLLKELNYIEKLLLLEEEDSLKAEQREVQRHFVMRLQQLTGPLMAKGIEDTLLYVYNRLLSLNEVGGNPSQFGVSVADFHEFNQKQHERWPHKMNATATHDTKRGEDVRARINVLSEIPDEWEEQVKTWSKINDSKKRRMKGRVFPQKNDEYFFYQTLVGAFPFAESERSHFVERVKEYVVKAVREAKVHTAWLRPDTDYEDGFVAFIEEVLKPSTDNQFLQEFLPFQQSIAYYGIFNSLSQTLLKITASGVPDFYQGTELWELSLVDPDNRRPVDFEQRLAFLKEIKEKAKADVLKLIDELFTSKEDGRIKLFLIARVLEARKQNLAVFQKGDYVPLEVNGKFQERIVAFARSYENRVAITIVPRLLTNVVQEGEYPLGKVWGDTQLKLPQGMPSAMKDAITSQSLSANGTVLIGDALKHFPVALLISESDR; this is translated from the coding sequence ATGCGGATTCCAGCAGCTACTTACCGAATTCAATTTAATGCAGATTTTCCCTTTGATTCAGCCAAGAAAATTATTGCTTATCTCGCTGAATTAGGAATTTCCGATCTTTACGCTTCGCCCATTTTTAAAGCAAGAGAAGGTAGCACTCATGGCTACGATGTTGTTGACCCCACACAACTGAATCCCGAACTAGGAACACCGGAAAATTTTGAAGCATTGGTGAATGAAATCAAGAATTACGATATGGGATGGGTACAGGATATTGTTCCCAACCACATGGCTTATGATAGCCAAAATCAGTTCTTGATGGACATCCTCGAAAATGGACCAAATTCCGAGTATTTCGATTACTTCGATATTGACTGGAATCATCCTTATGAAAACCTGAGAGAGCGCGTTCTTGCCCCAATGTTGGGGAATTTTTATGGAGATTGTTTGGAAAATGCCGAAATTCAACTCCAGTACGATAAAAGCGGGCTAAGTGTTAACTACTTTAGCTTAAAACTTCCTGTAAAAATAGAATCTTATGCCCCGTTTATTACTCATAACTTAGGAAAACTAGCTAAATCTCTGGGAAGAAATCATCCAGATTTTATTAAATTACTAGGGATTCTTTACCTGCTTAAAAACACGCTAGTAGAACCAAAAGGTAAAGAACGATATGACCAGATAGCCTTTGTAAAAGGACTTTTGGGGGAACTTTATACCCAAAATCCAGAGGTTCAGGAGTTTATCGATAGCAACATAGAGTTTTTTAATGGGGAGAAGGGCAATCCAGAAAGTTTTAATTCTCTTGATAGGTTGCTTTCAGAACAGTTCTATCGCCTTTCGTTTTGGAAAGTGGGTGCTGAAGAACTGAATTATAGAAGATTTTTCACCGTCAACGAATTAATTTCTGTCAAAGTCGAAGAAATCAAGGTTTTTCATAAAACTCATAATTTTATAAGTCAGTTGGTTGAGTCTGGAACAATCACAGGACTCCGAATCGACCATATTGACGGACTCTACGATCCAAGTGAATATTTGCAACGGCTGAGAAACAAAGCTGGAGATGTCTATATTACGGTTGAAAAAATTCTGGAACATAAAGAAGATTTACCTGCTTACTGGCCTATAGAGGGAACCAGCGGCTATGACTTCTTAAACTATGTTAACGGTATTTTCTGCCGAACTGAGAGCGAGGAACGGTTTACTGAGATTTACTCTAGACTGACAGGTTTAAATACCCCCTACGAGCAGCTTTTCATGGATAAAAAAAGGCTGATTGTAGAGAAAAATATGGCGGGAGATGTAGATAATTTAGCCCATCTTTTGAAACGAGTATCGGGGCATTCTAGAGTAGGAATCGATTTTACTCAGCATGGTCTGCAAAGAGCATTGGCTGAGATTCTGATACTGTTTCCCGTTTATCGAACTTATATCAATCAAGAGGGATTAAGAGAATCGGATCGCTTCTATGTGAAGGAAGTCATTGAAAAAGCTAGAGAGCAAGTGCCGTTGCTTTTGAAGGAACTGAACTACATTGAAAAACTCTTGTTGCTAGAAGAGGAGGACTCTTTAAAGGCAGAACAAAGAGAAGTACAGCGTCACTTCGTGATGAGACTTCAGCAGTTGACTGGCCCATTGATGGCGAAAGGAATTGAGGATACGCTTTTATATGTTTACAACCGACTTTTATCACTGAATGAAGTGGGTGGAAATCCGAGCCAATTTGGGGTTAGCGTTGCAGATTTTCACGAGTTCAACCAAAAGCAGCATGAGCGTTGGCCTCATAAAATGAATGCCACGGCAACCCATGATACTAAGCGTGGGGAAGATGTCAGAGCTAGAATAAATGTGCTTTCAGAAATTCCCGATGAGTGGGAAGAACAGGTAAAAACTTGGAGTAAAATTAACGACTCTAAAAAACGCCGCATGAAGGGTCGGGTTTTTCCTCAAAAGAATGATGAATATTTCTTTTACCAAACGCTGGTTGGTGCTTTTCCGTTTGCTGAAAGTGAGCGATCGCACTTTGTAGAGCGCGTGAAAGAATATGTAGTGAAAGCGGTTCGAGAGGCTAAGGTTCACACCGCTTGGCTCAGACCGGATACTGATTATGAAGATGGCTTTGTTGCTTTTATCGAAGAAGTCCTGAAGCCTTCCACAGATAATCAATTTCTCCAGGAGTTTCTGCCCTTCCAACAATCGATAGCTTACTACGGAATTTTCAATTCTCTCTCTCAAACTTTGCTAAAAATTACCGCTTCTGGTGTACCTGATTTTTATCAAGGAACGGAGTTATGGGAGCTGAGTTTAGTAGACCCAGATAATCGGCGTCCAGTGGACTTTGAGCAGCGGCTAGCATTCCTTAAAGAGATTAAAGAGAAAGCTAAGGCAGATGTTCTGAAGCTGATCGATGAGCTATTTACGAGTAAGGAGGATGGAAGAATTAAGCTTTTCTTGATAGCTAGGGTTTTAGAGGCAAGAAAACAAAATTTGGCAGTTTTCCAAAAAGGAGATTATGTACCGCTAGAAGTGAATGGAAAGTTTCAGGAGCGGATTGTTGCTTTTGCCAGAAGTTATGAAAATCGGGTGGCAATTACAATTGTCCCGCGATTGCTGACGAACGTTGTCCAAGAAGGAGAATATCCTTTGGGCAAAGTATGGGGTGACACCCAGTTGAAGCTACCGCAGGGAATGCCATCTGCAATGAAAGATGCAATTACTTCTCAGTCCCTGAGCGCGAATGGCACGGTGTTGATTGGGGACGCCTTAAAACACTTTCCGGTAGCTTTATTAATTAGCGAAAGCGATCGCTAA
- the treZ gene encoding malto-oligosyltrehalose trehalohydrolase → MRIGACYLGNGNCEFTVWAPTLHTVAVQIVSPEERLLTMQQDEEGYWKVKASGIEPGTLYYYKLEGTTDRPDPASKYQPKGVHAPSQVIDTSTFAWNDTNWSGIPLDETIIYELHVGTFTPEGTFEAIIPRLAELSELGINAIEIMPVAQFPGERNWGYDGVFPFAVQNSYGGPEGLKKLVDACHQHGISVILDVVYNHLGPEGNYFRDFAPYFTTKYRGDWGEAMNFDDKYSDGVRNFCLENALYWLQEYHIDGLRLDAIQGIFEMGARPLLQEMADQVANFSQQQGRKFYLIAESDLNDVRVIRPKEVGGYGIDAQWNDDFHHALHTLLTGENDRYYEDFGKVEQLEKSFKEGFIYSGQYASHRKRRHGSSSKDEPGYRFIVFTQTHDQIGNRVLAERLSQLVSLEGLKVAAAAIFLSPFVPFLFMGEEYGEEAPFFYFISHSDKDLIEAIRKSKEEEFKVFVGRGEMQDPQSPETFQKCQINWEKRKEGKHKALWEFYQQLIHLRRTIPALKKPDKNTLEASRIEADKILFLRRWSEASQIYSIMNFNQKEVTFTANLPSGNWQKILDSSDTQWMGSGSTLPEKLTPNQELTIKPQSIVLYEIAG, encoded by the coding sequence GTGAGAATTGGCGCTTGTTACTTGGGCAACGGAAATTGTGAATTTACCGTTTGGGCACCCACTCTTCATACAGTAGCCGTACAAATTGTTTCTCCTGAAGAACGCCTTCTCACAATGCAACAGGATGAAGAAGGTTACTGGAAAGTTAAAGCTTCAGGCATTGAACCAGGAACGCTTTACTACTACAAACTCGAAGGAACAACTGATAGACCAGACCCAGCTTCAAAATACCAACCGAAGGGGGTACACGCCCCTTCTCAAGTCATCGATACTAGCACTTTTGCCTGGAATGATACTAATTGGTCTGGCATTCCCTTAGATGAAACTATTATCTATGAATTACACGTTGGCACCTTCACTCCAGAAGGCACCTTTGAGGCAATAATTCCCCGACTTGCTGAATTAAGCGAGTTAGGGATTAATGCCATTGAAATTATGCCAGTTGCTCAATTTCCCGGTGAGAGAAACTGGGGATATGATGGGGTGTTTCCCTTTGCCGTGCAGAATTCCTATGGTGGTCCCGAAGGATTAAAAAAACTCGTTGATGCTTGTCACCAACACGGTATCTCAGTCATTCTCGATGTCGTCTACAATCACCTAGGTCCTGAAGGAAATTACTTCCGAGATTTTGCTCCCTACTTCACTACAAAATATCGCGGTGATTGGGGAGAGGCGATGAATTTTGATGACAAATACAGCGATGGCGTCCGTAATTTTTGTTTAGAAAATGCTCTTTACTGGCTCCAAGAATATCACATAGACGGTCTAAGATTAGATGCCATTCAGGGCATTTTTGAGATGGGTGCTAGGCCCTTATTACAGGAAATGGCAGACCAAGTTGCCAATTTTTCCCAGCAACAAGGTAGAAAATTTTATCTGATAGCCGAAAGCGATTTGAACGATGTCCGAGTCATTCGACCCAAAGAAGTGGGCGGCTATGGAATAGATGCACAGTGGAATGACGATTTTCACCACGCATTGCATACCTTACTCACCGGAGAGAACGATAGGTATTACGAGGATTTTGGAAAGGTTGAACAACTCGAAAAATCTTTCAAAGAAGGCTTTATTTACTCCGGACAATACGCTTCTCATAGAAAGCGCCGTCATGGTAGTTCTTCCAAAGACGAACCAGGATATCGATTTATTGTTTTTACCCAGACTCACGACCAAATTGGTAATCGTGTCCTTGCAGAAAGGTTATCTCAGCTTGTTTCCTTAGAAGGTCTGAAAGTAGCTGCGGCTGCTATTTTTCTATCTCCTTTTGTCCCCTTCCTTTTCATGGGGGAAGAATATGGTGAGGAAGCGCCTTTCTTTTACTTTATCAGTCATTCAGATAAGGATTTGATTGAAGCAATTCGCAAGAGTAAAGAAGAAGAATTTAAAGTATTTGTGGGGCGAGGCGAAATGCAAGATCCCCAAAGTCCTGAAACCTTCCAGAAGTGTCAGATTAACTGGGAAAAACGAAAAGAAGGAAAACACAAAGCTCTTTGGGAATTTTATCAGCAACTTATACATCTACGCCGAACAATTCCTGCTTTGAAGAAACCAGACAAAAACACCCTAGAAGCGTCCAGAATTGAAGCCGATAAAATCTTATTCCTTCGGCGTTGGAGTGAAGCTAGTCAGATATACTCCATTATGAACTTCAATCAAAAAGAGGTCACTTTTACAGCTAATCTACCAAGTGGCAACTGGCAAAAGATTTTAGACTCTTCCGATACTCAGTGGATGGGTTCTGGTTCCACTTTACCGGAAAAACTCACGCCAAACCAAGAATTGACCATCAAACCACAGAGTATTGTTCTCTACGAGATAGCAGGATAA